The following proteins are encoded in a genomic region of Apis mellifera strain DH4 linkage group LG14, Amel_HAv3.1, whole genome shotgun sequence:
- the LOC409177 gene encoding kinase D-interacting substrate of 220 kDa isoform X5, whose product MSHFRLKSRKSSTDSTTSKKSRQISSHGEYRGIQFTLLKSHFHETLHRTDSMVSLCYRSLASYITDDNLAGLQNFLENKRVQIDDRDENGSTALILAATKGKIHFVRELINHGADVNAEDGDNWTALLCAAKEGHTDVCLELLEHGADLEHRDMGGWTALMWATYKGKSPTVTMLLTRGADVNAHGNFHISSLLWAAGRGYPDIVKDLIAHGAKVNVGDKYGTTALVWASRKGHVEIVDTLLKSGANVDTAGMYSWTALLVATLGNHVDVVLLLLDHKPNVNALDKDGCTALAIACREGHHEIANALLNAGAYVNIQDRAGDTNLIHAVKGGHRGVVESLLKKYADVDIAGKDKKTATYIAVEKGNIQILKLLLNANPDLEIATKDGDTPLLRAVRSRNAEIVQLLLDKKAKVSATDKKGDTVLHIAMRARSKAIVEILLRNPKNSQLLYRPNRQGETPYNIDINHPKTILGQIFGARRLNTNEDNENMLGYDLYSSALADILSEPSLSTPITVGLYAKWGSGKSFLLNKLREEMKNFARQWIDPVFQFSFLLFIVVTHVSLLVGITIGLALQSWIVGLACGISLIFITYVFLILVWYANKRYDWYWPYSFTVALTTKLNSLKLLLQVIFCHPPGGQVHDGVTVQPIKFYFTDQTRVGTTAAGENAVVQMVGSLYDSIENDFGSLSTRLYRAFRPKPDKSRTTWKWRHLCCLPYIVIFEFCFCSLLVGISVLTVYLIDISSSEPTIERVTAHIIMITVALILAISIIANLYTWSRTLQALVFSQRRHLQRSISKLETLKSEGFIQTLRSEVNLMTDMVKCLDSFMAQQSRLVIIVDGLDSCEQDKVLLVLDAIQALFSDNGYPFVVILAIDPHIIAKAVEINSRRLFTESNIGGHDYLRNMVHLPFYLQNSGLRKVKVAQQTAQHSRKTTWTEAEESVNYTATSTMHHSVSNRRLSTESAIMNSNEKLKPQSRKGSRKLRLSESVASSIGSNLNRLGGAQDLNKMLLTDDYFSDVNPRSMRRLMNVVYVTGRLLKAFQIDFNWYHLASWINITEQWPFRTSWLILHYDMYEDSLDDSMSLKNLYDKIRPQIPVLKEVQPLLEMDRDERKLDIFLTFHRSSLLVSDMKIFLPFTINLDPYIKKKIKEEQQSMEEETGHGPYKQYSPWTLHSNSHELWNANRNGLASRTMKSIKTSNIQGQIGPVPSTSSWIQPCMQPTFDWQTSPWVQISSMEPVIKPLSATSSLPSEILEIRLSSLTVNGICDLIDRIENINPNQAPQYKQVIKENNINGRVLLHCELQELKKVLKMAFGDWELFRMVIVSLRELEVSSFSTHEEGPRSVRFTVGTEQIPRKDHTLQNTSIRVNHVEKDKTTSRTDGPPRRDQTKQSIMEKQYQVTLEEQMICGALQTLNEEACEDVLDVPSSAVVPSDSLSGSISTAPQDTDYVILQPNPLLHWVPVNDEPETSDDSSFESTVHLQRTNSQRSITSQLSTRSACSFGRKDLKKSGGNSTSSRPASLFVSPPPSPRPAFRSKSTDENYVVNNMPMKSTISTPIKKRRSTSTLNDEIVLSVPVPNSSLEKLSKLKDRLMGTLPVSPAPGESEDESTPLVSELSTPTHSQSDSVFRHDCSEENSSSISSNKSLPRDGERSIDIVDYSDTVSLMVRESSHVQFLSRQDAEEWDNPETPV is encoded by the exons ACCTTACATCGGACTGACTCGATGGTATCGCTCTGCTACCGATCTCTTGCCAGCTATATCACAGATGATAATCTCGCTGGTCTTCAAAATTTCCTCGAGAATAAAAGAGTGCAGATCGATGACCGAGATgag AATGGTAGCACAGCCCTCATCCTTGCAGCAACTAAGGGGAAAATACATTTTGTGCGAGAGCTCATCAATCATGGAGCGGATGTCAATGCGGAGGACGGG gataacTGGACGGCGTTACTTTGCGCGGCCAAAGAAGGACACACGGATGTGTGCCTTGAATTACTCGAGCATGGTGCTGATTTGGAACATAGAGACATG ggaGGATGGACAGCGCTTATGTGGGCAACCTACAAGGGTAAATCGCCGACGGTGACGATGTTGTTAACACGAGGGGCTGACGTCAATGCACAcggaaattttcatatatcttcGTTGTTATGGGCCGCAGGGAGGGGTTACCCTGATATTGTTAAGGATCTCATTGCTCATGGTGCTAAAGTCAATGTTGGTGACaag TATGGTACTACGGCGTTGGTATGGGCGTCACGTAAAGGACATGTAGAAATTGTAGATACACTTTTAAAATCTGGTGCTAATGTAGATACTGCTGGCATG TATTCGTGGACAGCTCTTCTTGTGGCCACTCTTGGAAATCATGTGGATGTAGTATTACTTCTTTTGGATCATAAGCCAAATGTAAATGCGCTAGATAAAGATGGTTGTACGGCCTTGGCAATAGCATGTCGAGAAGGGCATCATGAAATAGCAAATGCACTTTTAAATGCTGGTGCTTATGTAAATATTCAAGATAGGGCTGGTGATACAAACTTAATTCATGCTGTAAAAGGTGGTCATAGAGGAGTGGTTgaatctcttttaaaaaaatatgctgATGTTGACATCGCCGGCAAg gatAAAAAAACAGCAACTTATATAGCAGTAGAGAAaggaaatatacaaatattgaagTTGTTACTAAATGCTAATCCAGATTTAGAGATTGCGACAAAAGACGGCGATACTCCGTTATTACGCGCAGTTAGGTCGCGAAATGCTGAAAtcgtgcaattattattagataaaaaagcTAAAGTATCAGCTACGGATAAAAAGGGAGATACAGTATTACACATAGCTATGCGAGCAAGATCGAAAGCCATTgtcgaaatattattgagaAATCCGAAAAATAGTCAACTACTTTACCGTCCAAATAGACAAGGAGAGACTCCTTACAATATCGACATTAATCATCCAAAGACAATTCTTGGACAAATATTTGGTGCAC gGCGTCTTAATACTAATGaggataatgaaaatatgctTGGTTACGATTTGTACAGTAGTGCATTAGCGGATATCCTTAGCGAACCATCATTATCGACGCCTATAACTGTTGGTCTTTATGCAAAGTGGGGTTCGggaaaatcatttttgttaAACAAGTTAAGAG aggaaatgaaaaattttgcacGTCAATGGATAGATCctgtatttcaattttctttcttactcTTCATTGTAGTAACTCACGTATCTTTATTAGTGGGTATTACCATAGGTCTTGCTCTTCAATCATGGATTGTTGGTCTTGCCTGCGGTATaagtcttatttttattacgtatGTTTTTTTGATACTTGTTTGGTATGCTAATAAAAG ATACGATTGGTATTGGCCATACAGTTTTACAGTAGCTTTaactacaaaattaaattcattaaaattactgTTACAAGTAATTTTTTGCCATCCTCCTGGTGGCCAAGTTCACGATGGTGTTACTGTTCAaccaataaaattctatttcactGATCAGACCCGAGTCGGTACGACTGCTGCCGGAGAGAATGCAGTAGTACAAATGGTAGGATCTCTTTATGACTCCATCGAAAATGATTTTGGTTCTTTATCTACGCGACTGTACAGAGCATTCAGACCAAAACCAGATAAGTCAAGAACAACGTGGAAATGGAGACATCTTTGTTGTTTGCCATAcatagttatatttgaattctgCTTTTGCAGTTTACTTGTTGGTATCTCTGTACTTACAGTCTACCTCATCGATATTTCTAGCAGTGA aCCAACAATAGAAAGAGTTACGGCACACATAATTATGATAACTGTTGCCTTAATATTAGCTATTAGTATAATAGCAAACTTATATACGTGGAGTCGAACATTACAAGCATTAGTTTTCTCTCAAAGACGGCATCTACAACGCAGCATTTCTAAATTAGAGACTTTAAAAAGCGAAGGTTTTATACAAACATTAAGAAGCGAAGTCAATTTAATGACAGATATG gtTAAATGTCTAGATAGTTTTATGGCGCAACAAAGCAGATTAGTAATAATTGTGGATGGTTTGGATAGTTGTGAACAAGATAAAGTGTTATTAGTTTTAGATGCTATACAAGCATTATTCAGTGATAATGGTTATCCATTTGTTGTTATATTAGCAATTGATCCACATATTATTGCTAag gCAGTAGAAATCAATAGTAGAAGATTATTCACAGAATCTAATATTGGAGGGCATGATTATTTACGTAATATGGTTCATCttccattttatttgcaaaatagtGGTTTGCGAAAAGTAAAAGTTGCTCAACAAACTGCCCAACATAGTAGAAAAACTACATGGACCGAAGCCGAAGAAAGCGTTAATTATACTGCAACTAGTACGATGCATCATTCTGTTTCTAATAGAAGACTTAGTACAGAGTCTGCTATAATGAATagcaatgaaaaattgaaaccaCAAAGTAGAAAAGGAAGTAGAAAATTGCGATTAAGCGAATCAGTCGCTAGTAGTATTGGTAGTAACTTAAATCGATTAGGCGGAGCTCAGGATCTTAATAAAATGCTTCTCACTGACGATTATTTTAGCGATGTTAATCCCCGTAGTATGAGAAGATTAATGAACGTCGTTTATGTCACTG GGAGATTATTAAAAGCATTCCAAATTGATTTCAACTGGTATCATTTAGCTAGTTGGATCAATATTACTGAACAATGGCCATTTAGAACGTCTTGGTTGATTCTTCATTATGATATGTATGAAGATAGTTTAGATGATTCCATGtcgttaaaaaatctttatgataa aaTAAGACCCCAAATTCCGGTGCTTAAAGAAGTTCAACCTTTATTAGAAATGGATAGGGATGAACGTAAATTGGACATTTTTTTGACATTTCATCGTTCCAGTTTACTTGTTAgtgatatgaaaatattcttaccATTCACAATAAATCTCGATccttatattaagaaaaaaataaaagaggaacAACAAAGTATGGAAGAAGAAACAGGACATGGCCcatataaacaatatagtCCTTGGACTTTACATAGTAATAGTCATGAACTGTGGAATGCAAATAGAAATGGTTTAGCAAGTCGTACAATGAAATCTATTAAAACATCAAATATACAAGGACAAATAGGACCAGTGCCATCAACATCATCATGGATACAACCATGTATGCAACCAACATTTGACTGGCAGACATCACCGTGGGTGCAAATATCTTCTATGGAACCAGTAATTAAACCACTTTCTGCAACTTCAAGCTTACCG tccgaaattttggaaataagaCTTTCCTCTTTAACAGTAAACGGAATTTGCGATCTTATTGATAGGATCGAGAATATAAATCCCAATCAAGCACCACAGTACAAACaagttattaaagaaaataacattaatggTAGAGTTTTATTACATTGTGAATtacaagaattgaaaaaa gttCTTAAAATGGCTTTCGGAGATTGGGAATTATTTCGTATGGTAATTGTATCTCTCAGAGAATTAGAAGTTTCATCATTTAGCACACATGAAGAAGGTCCACGAAGTGTTCGATTTACTGTAGGAACAGAACAAATTCCACGAAAag atCATACTTTACAAAATACTTCGATACGCGTAAATCAtgttgaaaaagataaaacaacTTCAAGAACCGATGGTCCTCCTAGACGAGATCAAACTAAGCAATCAATTATGGAAAAACAA TATCAG GTAACTTTAGAGGAACAGATGATTTGTGGAGCATTACAAACTTTAAATGAAGAAGCGTGCGAAGATGTATTAGATGTACCATCTTCTGCAGTAGTACCATCAGACTCACTCTCAG GATCCATCTCAACGGCTCCTCAAGATACAGATTATGTGATACTTCAACCTAATCCACTTCTACATTGGGTGCCAGTCAATGATGAGCCAGAAACGTCAGACGACAGTTCATTTGAATCAACAGTTCATCTTCAACGTACAAATTCACAACGTAGTATTACATCTCAACTTAGTACTAGATCAGCTTGTTCGTTTGGAcgtaaagatttaaaaaaaagtggagGCAATTCCACTAGTAGTAGACCTGCATCACTTTTTGTATCACCTCCACCTTCTCCTAGACCTGCTTTCAGATCTAAGTCAACAGACGAAAATTATGTAGTTAATAATATGCCCATGAAATCGACTATCTCCACACCTATCAAGAAACGACGCTCAACGTCAAcattaaatgatgaaatagTTTTATCAGTCCCTGTTCCAAATTCCAGCTTAGAAAAATTAAGCAAACTGAAAGATCGTCTTATGGGAACATTACCTGTCTCACCTGCTCCAGGAGAAAGCGAAGATGAATCCACGCCGTTAGTTTCCGAATTATCTACTCCAACTCATTCACAATCCGATAGTGTATTTAGACATGACTGCAGTGAGGAAAACAGTAGttctatttcttctaataaaaGTTTACCTCGTGATGGAGAACGATCTATTGATATTGTTGATTATTCTGATACAGTTAGTTTAATGGTACGTGAGTCTTCGCATGTGCAATTTTTATCACGTCAAGATGCTGAAGAATGGGACAATCCAGAAACACCTGTTTGA
- the LOC409177 gene encoding kinase D-interacting substrate of 220 kDa isoform X6 — protein sequence MTTRNLEKMLRLTTLSRTLHRTDSMVSLCYRSLASYITDDNLAGLQNFLENKRVQIDDRDENGSTALILAATKGKIHFVRELINHGADVNAEDGDNWTALLCAAKEGHTDVCLELLEHGADLEHRDMGGWTALMWATYKGKSPTVTMLLTRGADVNAHGNFHISSLLWAAGRGYPDIVKDLIAHGAKVNVGDKYGTTALVWASRKGHVEIVDTLLKSGANVDTAGMYSWTALLVATLGNHVDVVLLLLDHKPNVNALDKDGCTALAIACREGHHEIANALLNAGAYVNIQDRAGDTNLIHAVKGGHRGVVESLLKKYADVDIAGKDKKTATYIAVEKGNIQILKLLLNANPDLEIATKDGDTPLLRAVRSRNAEIVQLLLDKKAKVSATDKKGDTVLHIAMRARSKAIVEILLRNPKNSQLLYRPNRQGETPYNIDINHPKTILGQIFGARRLNTNEDNENMLGYDLYSSALADILSEPSLSTPITVGLYAKWGSGKSFLLNKLREEMKNFARQWIDPVFQFSFLLFIVVTHVSLLVGITIGLALQSWIVGLACGISLIFITYVFLILVWYANKRYDWYWPYSFTVALTTKLNSLKLLLQVIFCHPPGGQVHDGVTVQPIKFYFTDQTRVGTTAAGENAVVQMVGSLYDSIENDFGSLSTRLYRAFRPKPDKSRTTWKWRHLCCLPYIVIFEFCFCSLLVGISVLTVYLIDISSSEPTIERVTAHIIMITVALILAISIIANLYTWSRTLQALVFSQRRHLQRSISKLETLKSEGFIQTLRSEVNLMTDMVKCLDSFMAQQSRLVIIVDGLDSCEQDKVLLVLDAIQALFSDNGYPFVVILAIDPHIIAKAVEINSRRLFTESNIGGHDYLRNMVHLPFYLQNSGLRKVKVAQQTAQHSRKTTWTEAEESVNYTATSTMHHSVSNRRLSTESAIMNSNEKLKPQSRKGSRKLRLSESVASSIGSNLNRLGGAQDLNKMLLTDDYFSDVNPRSMRRLMNVVYVTGRLLKAFQIDFNWYHLASWINITEQWPFRTSWLILHYDMYEDSLDDSMSLKNLYDKIRPQIPVLKEVQPLLEMDRDERKLDIFLTFHRSSLLVSDMKIFLPFTINLDPYIKKKIKEEQQSMEEETGHGPYKQYSPWTLHSNSHELWNANRNGLASRTMKSIKTSNIQGQIGPVPSTSSWIQPCMQPTFDWQTSPWVQISSMEPVIKPLSATSSLPSEILEIRLSSLTVNGICDLIDRIENINPNQAPQYKQVIKENNINGRVLLHCELQELKKVLKMAFGDWELFRMVIVSLRELEVSSFSTHEEGPRSVRFTVGTEQIPRKDHTLQNTSIRVNHVEKDKTTSRTDGPPRRDQTKQSIMEKQYQVTLEEQMICGALQTLNEEACEDVLDVPSSAVVPSDSLSGSISTAPQDTDYVILQPNPLLHWVPVNDEPETSDDSSFESTVHLQRTNSQRSITSQLSTRSACSFGRKDLKKSGGNSTSSRPASLFVSPPPSPRPAFRSKSTDENYVVNNMPMKSTISTPIKKRRSTSTLNDEIVLSVPVPNSSLEKLSKLKDRLMGTLPVSPAPGESEDESTPLVSELSTPTHSQSDSVFRHDCSEENSSSISSNKSLPRDGERSIDIVDYSDTVSLMVRESSHVQFLSRQDAEEWDNPETPV from the exons ACCTTACATCGGACTGACTCGATGGTATCGCTCTGCTACCGATCTCTTGCCAGCTATATCACAGATGATAATCTCGCTGGTCTTCAAAATTTCCTCGAGAATAAAAGAGTGCAGATCGATGACCGAGATgag AATGGTAGCACAGCCCTCATCCTTGCAGCAACTAAGGGGAAAATACATTTTGTGCGAGAGCTCATCAATCATGGAGCGGATGTCAATGCGGAGGACGGG gataacTGGACGGCGTTACTTTGCGCGGCCAAAGAAGGACACACGGATGTGTGCCTTGAATTACTCGAGCATGGTGCTGATTTGGAACATAGAGACATG ggaGGATGGACAGCGCTTATGTGGGCAACCTACAAGGGTAAATCGCCGACGGTGACGATGTTGTTAACACGAGGGGCTGACGTCAATGCACAcggaaattttcatatatcttcGTTGTTATGGGCCGCAGGGAGGGGTTACCCTGATATTGTTAAGGATCTCATTGCTCATGGTGCTAAAGTCAATGTTGGTGACaag TATGGTACTACGGCGTTGGTATGGGCGTCACGTAAAGGACATGTAGAAATTGTAGATACACTTTTAAAATCTGGTGCTAATGTAGATACTGCTGGCATG TATTCGTGGACAGCTCTTCTTGTGGCCACTCTTGGAAATCATGTGGATGTAGTATTACTTCTTTTGGATCATAAGCCAAATGTAAATGCGCTAGATAAAGATGGTTGTACGGCCTTGGCAATAGCATGTCGAGAAGGGCATCATGAAATAGCAAATGCACTTTTAAATGCTGGTGCTTATGTAAATATTCAAGATAGGGCTGGTGATACAAACTTAATTCATGCTGTAAAAGGTGGTCATAGAGGAGTGGTTgaatctcttttaaaaaaatatgctgATGTTGACATCGCCGGCAAg gatAAAAAAACAGCAACTTATATAGCAGTAGAGAAaggaaatatacaaatattgaagTTGTTACTAAATGCTAATCCAGATTTAGAGATTGCGACAAAAGACGGCGATACTCCGTTATTACGCGCAGTTAGGTCGCGAAATGCTGAAAtcgtgcaattattattagataaaaaagcTAAAGTATCAGCTACGGATAAAAAGGGAGATACAGTATTACACATAGCTATGCGAGCAAGATCGAAAGCCATTgtcgaaatattattgagaAATCCGAAAAATAGTCAACTACTTTACCGTCCAAATAGACAAGGAGAGACTCCTTACAATATCGACATTAATCATCCAAAGACAATTCTTGGACAAATATTTGGTGCAC gGCGTCTTAATACTAATGaggataatgaaaatatgctTGGTTACGATTTGTACAGTAGTGCATTAGCGGATATCCTTAGCGAACCATCATTATCGACGCCTATAACTGTTGGTCTTTATGCAAAGTGGGGTTCGggaaaatcatttttgttaAACAAGTTAAGAG aggaaatgaaaaattttgcacGTCAATGGATAGATCctgtatttcaattttctttcttactcTTCATTGTAGTAACTCACGTATCTTTATTAGTGGGTATTACCATAGGTCTTGCTCTTCAATCATGGATTGTTGGTCTTGCCTGCGGTATaagtcttatttttattacgtatGTTTTTTTGATACTTGTTTGGTATGCTAATAAAAG ATACGATTGGTATTGGCCATACAGTTTTACAGTAGCTTTaactacaaaattaaattcattaaaattactgTTACAAGTAATTTTTTGCCATCCTCCTGGTGGCCAAGTTCACGATGGTGTTACTGTTCAaccaataaaattctatttcactGATCAGACCCGAGTCGGTACGACTGCTGCCGGAGAGAATGCAGTAGTACAAATGGTAGGATCTCTTTATGACTCCATCGAAAATGATTTTGGTTCTTTATCTACGCGACTGTACAGAGCATTCAGACCAAAACCAGATAAGTCAAGAACAACGTGGAAATGGAGACATCTTTGTTGTTTGCCATAcatagttatatttgaattctgCTTTTGCAGTTTACTTGTTGGTATCTCTGTACTTACAGTCTACCTCATCGATATTTCTAGCAGTGA aCCAACAATAGAAAGAGTTACGGCACACATAATTATGATAACTGTTGCCTTAATATTAGCTATTAGTATAATAGCAAACTTATATACGTGGAGTCGAACATTACAAGCATTAGTTTTCTCTCAAAGACGGCATCTACAACGCAGCATTTCTAAATTAGAGACTTTAAAAAGCGAAGGTTTTATACAAACATTAAGAAGCGAAGTCAATTTAATGACAGATATG gtTAAATGTCTAGATAGTTTTATGGCGCAACAAAGCAGATTAGTAATAATTGTGGATGGTTTGGATAGTTGTGAACAAGATAAAGTGTTATTAGTTTTAGATGCTATACAAGCATTATTCAGTGATAATGGTTATCCATTTGTTGTTATATTAGCAATTGATCCACATATTATTGCTAag gCAGTAGAAATCAATAGTAGAAGATTATTCACAGAATCTAATATTGGAGGGCATGATTATTTACGTAATATGGTTCATCttccattttatttgcaaaatagtGGTTTGCGAAAAGTAAAAGTTGCTCAACAAACTGCCCAACATAGTAGAAAAACTACATGGACCGAAGCCGAAGAAAGCGTTAATTATACTGCAACTAGTACGATGCATCATTCTGTTTCTAATAGAAGACTTAGTACAGAGTCTGCTATAATGAATagcaatgaaaaattgaaaccaCAAAGTAGAAAAGGAAGTAGAAAATTGCGATTAAGCGAATCAGTCGCTAGTAGTATTGGTAGTAACTTAAATCGATTAGGCGGAGCTCAGGATCTTAATAAAATGCTTCTCACTGACGATTATTTTAGCGATGTTAATCCCCGTAGTATGAGAAGATTAATGAACGTCGTTTATGTCACTG GGAGATTATTAAAAGCATTCCAAATTGATTTCAACTGGTATCATTTAGCTAGTTGGATCAATATTACTGAACAATGGCCATTTAGAACGTCTTGGTTGATTCTTCATTATGATATGTATGAAGATAGTTTAGATGATTCCATGtcgttaaaaaatctttatgataa aaTAAGACCCCAAATTCCGGTGCTTAAAGAAGTTCAACCTTTATTAGAAATGGATAGGGATGAACGTAAATTGGACATTTTTTTGACATTTCATCGTTCCAGTTTACTTGTTAgtgatatgaaaatattcttaccATTCACAATAAATCTCGATccttatattaagaaaaaaataaaagaggaacAACAAAGTATGGAAGAAGAAACAGGACATGGCCcatataaacaatatagtCCTTGGACTTTACATAGTAATAGTCATGAACTGTGGAATGCAAATAGAAATGGTTTAGCAAGTCGTACAATGAAATCTATTAAAACATCAAATATACAAGGACAAATAGGACCAGTGCCATCAACATCATCATGGATACAACCATGTATGCAACCAACATTTGACTGGCAGACATCACCGTGGGTGCAAATATCTTCTATGGAACCAGTAATTAAACCACTTTCTGCAACTTCAAGCTTACCG tccgaaattttggaaataagaCTTTCCTCTTTAACAGTAAACGGAATTTGCGATCTTATTGATAGGATCGAGAATATAAATCCCAATCAAGCACCACAGTACAAACaagttattaaagaaaataacattaatggTAGAGTTTTATTACATTGTGAATtacaagaattgaaaaaa gttCTTAAAATGGCTTTCGGAGATTGGGAATTATTTCGTATGGTAATTGTATCTCTCAGAGAATTAGAAGTTTCATCATTTAGCACACATGAAGAAGGTCCACGAAGTGTTCGATTTACTGTAGGAACAGAACAAATTCCACGAAAag atCATACTTTACAAAATACTTCGATACGCGTAAATCAtgttgaaaaagataaaacaacTTCAAGAACCGATGGTCCTCCTAGACGAGATCAAACTAAGCAATCAATTATGGAAAAACAA TATCAG GTAACTTTAGAGGAACAGATGATTTGTGGAGCATTACAAACTTTAAATGAAGAAGCGTGCGAAGATGTATTAGATGTACCATCTTCTGCAGTAGTACCATCAGACTCACTCTCAG GATCCATCTCAACGGCTCCTCAAGATACAGATTATGTGATACTTCAACCTAATCCACTTCTACATTGGGTGCCAGTCAATGATGAGCCAGAAACGTCAGACGACAGTTCATTTGAATCAACAGTTCATCTTCAACGTACAAATTCACAACGTAGTATTACATCTCAACTTAGTACTAGATCAGCTTGTTCGTTTGGAcgtaaagatttaaaaaaaagtggagGCAATTCCACTAGTAGTAGACCTGCATCACTTTTTGTATCACCTCCACCTTCTCCTAGACCTGCTTTCAGATCTAAGTCAACAGACGAAAATTATGTAGTTAATAATATGCCCATGAAATCGACTATCTCCACACCTATCAAGAAACGACGCTCAACGTCAAcattaaatgatgaaatagTTTTATCAGTCCCTGTTCCAAATTCCAGCTTAGAAAAATTAAGCAAACTGAAAGATCGTCTTATGGGAACATTACCTGTCTCACCTGCTCCAGGAGAAAGCGAAGATGAATCCACGCCGTTAGTTTCCGAATTATCTACTCCAACTCATTCACAATCCGATAGTGTATTTAGACATGACTGCAGTGAGGAAAACAGTAGttctatttcttctaataaaaGTTTACCTCGTGATGGAGAACGATCTATTGATATTGTTGATTATTCTGATACAGTTAGTTTAATGGTACGTGAGTCTTCGCATGTGCAATTTTTATCACGTCAAGATGCTGAAGAATGGGACAATCCAGAAACACCTGTTTGA